Below is a window of Moraxella nasibovis DNA.
AAATTTGAATGCACCGCCCATGTAGATGGCGAGTTGGCTTGTAGTGCTGAGATCATGATTGCTCGCCAAAAAGTCGCTGAAATGTGAGTGATTTGACGACATTGGTCATTTAAGGGTAAAATAGACAATTAAAAGCCATTTAACAAAAGCTTTTCTCAGGCTTTTTAGAGGGCTTATTTGTGACAATTTTTAATTTTTATCATATTTTCATAATAAAGACAAAAATGCCTTAATTGTGGGAGGCGCATGAACATTCACCCAACCGCCATCGTCGATGACTCTGCCAAAATCGATGACTCTGCCGTCATCGGTCCGTATTGTATCGTCGGTAGAAACAGCAGTATCGGTGCGCACACCATCTTGAAAAGCCATGTCATTGTCGGTGACAACACCACCATCGGCAGGTATAACGAGATTTATCAATTTGCCAGTATTGGCGAGGTGCCACAGGATCTAAAATACGCAGGTGAGACCACTTATTTGGAGATCGGTGATTACAACCGCATTCGTGAGTCTTGTACTTTTCACCGTGGCACGGTGCAGGACGAGGGTCTGACCAAGATTGGCAGCCATAATTTGTTCATGGTCAATACACACATCGCTCATGACTGCGTGGTGGGAGATCACAATGTGCTTGCCAATAATGTCGGTGTAGCGGGACACAGCCACATTGGCAGTCATGTCATCATCGGTGGTCAGTCTGGTGTGCATCAGTTTTGCCGCATTGATGATTATAGTATGATCGGTGGGGCGAGCCTTATTTTA
It encodes the following:
- the lpxA gene encoding acyl-ACP--UDP-N-acetylglucosamine O-acyltransferase → MNIHPTAIVDDSAKIDDSAVIGPYCIVGRNSSIGAHTILKSHVIVGDNTTIGRYNEIYQFASIGEVPQDLKYAGETTYLEIGDYNRIRESCTFHRGTVQDEGLTKIGSHNLFMVNTHIAHDCVVGDHNVLANNVGVAGHSHIGSHVIIGGQSGVHQFCRIDDYSMIGGASLILKDVAAFTMVSGNPAKTHGINKEGMRRKGWSAQTIKSLDDAYRLIFRSGLLRDEALSELAKLVVDEPKVQLLIDSLNNSSRGLVR